DNA from Candidatus Hydrogenedentota bacterium:
GATGCTGGCGCGGCATGGGTAACCTGTTTTCTGAATCGCAATGGCACCTGTGGCTGCCGCTGGGCGCGGCGGTGCTTGTGTGCCTGGCTTGGCTGCTCCGCCGGTTGGAACGGCAACGCCGTGCGCGGCTCGAGCGAACCGTCGACGCGCGCTTGTTGCCCCGGCTGCTGCCCGGCTATGATGCACGGGTGCGGCGGCCGTTGTATTGGCTGACGATGGCGGGTTTTGCCGCGCTCGCGCTGGCGTTGGCCCAGCCGCGCTGGGGCCAGGCGTGGGTGGAAGTCGAAAAACACTCCCGGGACATCCTGATTCTCTTGGACACCTCCGAAAGCATGAACGCGGCCGACTTGCGCCCCAGCAGGCTTGCCCGCGCGCGCCAGAAAATTCAGTCGCTGATGGAGAAGTGCCCCGCGGACCGGTTCGGACTGGTCGCGTTTTCCGGGGGCGCGGCCCTCCAGTGCCCGCTGACCCTGGACCAAGGCTATTTCCGCAGCGTGCTGGACGCGGTGGACACAGACACACTGAGCGCGGAAGGCACCGACATTGCCGCGGCCCTGCGCGAGGCCGCCGCGGTCTTCCGCGAAGACGCGGCTGGCGCGGAAGACGCGGGCAAGGGCTCGCGCGCCATCCTGCTCATCAGTGACGGGGAACAGGTGACGGGCGACGCCGCGAAGGCCGTGGGAGAGGCGGCCGCCTACGCGGAAATCTTCGTGCTGGCCGTGGGCACGCCGGACGGGGCCGTGGTGCCGCCGCCCGTCATTCGCGGGCGCGAAATGGCTGCGCCCGAATTGACGCAACCGCATCAGTCACGCCTGGATGAAGAGGCGCTGCGCAACGTCGCGCGCGACCACAATGCCTTTGTGACGCTGACCGCGAGCAACGAGGACATCGATCGCCTCTATCAGGAACTGGAGCACCTGAGCGGCCGCGCCTATGCCAGCGCCATTCGCAACAGGCTCATCAACCGTTATCAATGGCCTTTGAGCGCAGCCATTCTTTGTTTCGCCGCGGAAGGGCTGTGGCTTGGCGCGATGCCGTATATCCGTGGTTGGCGCATGCGCCGGTATGGCGAGGACCCGGAGGGCGGCGCATATGCGTGAACCGCGTCGTTGCCTGCTCATCGCCGGCGCGTGTGCGGCGCTGCTCCTGGCGCGCACCGCGCCTTGCGAGAGCGTTCATGAAAACATAGCGGAAGCCAACCAACTCCTGGATGAAGGAAGGTATGAAGAGGCCGCGGCGCGCTATAAGGATGCCCAGAAGGACAATCCCGATTTGGAGTCCCTGCGCTATGCCGCGGCATATGCCGGCTTCAGGTTTGCGGAAAGTCTCGCCGGCCAAAATCCGGAGCAGGCTATTGCGAAGTATCAGGAGACCGCCAACGCCTTCAAGGAACTTGCCGGGGCGGGCGACGCCGCAATGCGCCGGGAAGCGGAATTGGGCGCGCTCAATTGTGACGCCCGCGCGGCGGAACTCGAAGCGAAGCCGCAGGAGTACCTGGACACGGAGGACAAGAGCGCAGTCCCCCTTGACGAATTCAAGAAGCGTGTGGACCGGCTGCGCCAGGCCTCGCGAGGCTATGAGCAGTTTCTCAGGCAATATCCGGCCTGTGCGCCCGCGCGGCAGAACCTTGAACGGCTCCGGTATTTCTGGAAGCGGATGCTGCAGGAACCGCCCGAGTCGCCGCCGCCCGTGCGCATCATGAGCACGCGCACGGACTATCCCGGCGCGCAGGCGCAGCCCCTGCCCGAGGAGGCCAGCGTCGTGCTTGTTCCCGGCGCCGCGCATGGAGCCCAACCATGAGTCCGTTGCTCTTGCTCATTTTGTTCTCAGGTTTGCTGGCGCAAGCTCCGGAGGGCGCGCCGCCGGCGGCCGAAGCCCCCGCGCCGCCGGCGGCCGATGCCCCCGCGCCGTCCGAGGCGGTTGCCGAAGAAGCGGAGCAAGGGCCGCCGCCGTTGATGATGCGCATGGCCGCGATACAGGCAGGTGTCGAGGGCCGTTCGGAGCCGTACCTGGATAAGGAACTCGAAAGCCTGAAGGGACTGTTGACCACGTTGCCCTATGATACGTTCAAGAAGGTGGCCGTGGCCGAGCAGGAATGCGCTCCCGGCCAAGAGACGACGTTGCCCATCGATGACCGTTTTGCCTGCGTAGTGCGGCCGGAATTGGCCGCGCCGCCGGAGGGCGCGCCTGCCGCCCCCGCGGCGGGCGGCGCGCTGACGCTGGACGCCGAGGTCGTCGACCAGTCGGGCGGCGGCAAGGTCGTCGCGCTCGCGGCGGTCGCGCAGATACCCATGAACCAGACCATTCTGTTTCGCGATATTCCGCGTGACTCGGGACAACTGCTCGTGTTGTTGACGCCGGCGATGAGTCAATCGCAGCAGCAGCAACAGGACGAACAGCAGCAGGAACAGCAGAGCGAACAGCAACAGCAGCAGGAACCACAGGACCAAGAGGACCAGCAAGACAAACAGGAACAGCAAGACAAACAGGAACAGCAAGACAAACAGGAACAGCAAGACAAACAGGAACAGCAAGAGCAGCAGCAGTCCCCCGAGCAGGAAGAAGCGTCGCTGGACGAAGACCCGCAACAAGACCAGCAGCCGAAGGAACACCAGAATATCGAGGCGCTGCTGGAAGCCCTGGAGCAGCAAGACAAGCGCGAGCAGAAGCTCCTGAAGGACGCGCCGGTCCGTCGTGAAATGCAGCGGGAGTGGTGGTAAGTGTCGCGGACGCTCCACATAGCGCTGACGCTGGCTTGCCTCGCGCTGGCCGCGCAGGCCCAGCCTTCCGTGCAGGTGTCGGTCGACAGCACGACCGTGTTCGTCGGCGAACCGTTTGCCGTGCGCGTGAGCGCGAGCGGCGCGCGGGTGGGCCGGCCGGTGATCCCGCATGTGGAGGAGCTGGTTTTCAACCGTACGCCCGCTGGAACAAGCCAGTCTATGCAGATTCAGTTTGTCAACGGCCGGGCCGCCACGAACGAGGTGCATGAATGGACGTATTACGCAACGCCGAAGCGGGAAGGGTCAATCACCCTGCCGCCCATCAGCGTGCGCATTGACGGAAAGGACTACTTCAGCGAAGAGCTGCAGTTGACGGCGGAGAAGTCGCCGCCGCCGCAGGCGGTGCCGCATGTGCCCGCGCCGCGTCGGCCGCATGCCGGAGGCGTCCCGGACGCTGCCCAGACAGAGAAAGAGGTTACATGGGATGACGTCATTCAGGTGGAATGCACGGTAGACAAACGTCGCGCCTACCAAGGCGAACCTCTCCAGTTGACGCTCAGCATCTGGCAGTTGCAGTACTGGGGGCTTTCGGTCCGGTACACCGGGCCGCGCAACCTCGAAATGCCGTCGACGGAAGGGTTCTATGCCCTGCAACCGGAGCAGGAAGAACGCAGGGCGTCGCGCAACGGGTTCGACTATGAGGTGCAGGAATTCACGCAACGCATTTACCCGATGCGTTCGGGCATGCTTGAAATCGGGCCTTGGACATGGGAGGGCATGGCCACCGCGATGACGCAGTTCGGGCCGAAGACGCACAGCTATCGCCTGTCCACGCAACCCATTACAATTGAAGTGCTTGCCCTGCCGGAGGCGCCTCCCGGATTCACGGGGGCGGTTGGGCGCTTTCGCGTGCAGGTCGAAATTCCCGTCAAGGAAATCGAACAGGGCGTGCCCGTGGACTTCATGGTGCGCGTCTCGGGCGAGGGCAATCCCGACGCGATCGGGTCCCCCGTCATGCCCGAGCTTTCCTGGGCCCATGTGCATGAACAGTTGTCGGAAGTGAACCCGGACGGCAAGGGAGGCCCGGCCTTCACGAAGTCGTTTCGCTACACCTTGACTCCGCTGGAAATCGGCGGGCAATCCCTTCCATCCATTTCCTTCTGTTATTTTGATCCCGCCGCGGAACGGTATCGAACCGAAGACTCCCGTCCCATAGCGGTGCGCGTCATCCCGCCGAGCGGAAACGCGAGCGTCGCGGCGGCGCCGACTCCCGTGGCGCAGACCCAAGCGGACATGAAAGAGGATATCTGGTCGATCAAGGCCGCCGGCGGTTCTTTGCGCAAGGGAAACGGCGGAGCGCTCGCGCCCGCGGTAGTGGCGCTCGCACCCCCGGTGCTCTGGAGCGGTTTTCTTCTGTTCATGCGGCAGCAGCGGCGTCTGCGCACCGACGCCGATTATGCGCGCAGGTATTACGCCCGGTCGCGTATCCGCAAACGGTTGCGGCAGATCGCGGGCGCCGCGGACCCTGTTCAAGAACTGTATCGCGCGCTGATCGAATATCTCGGAGACACCTGCGGCTTGAACAGCGCGGGTATGACTTCCGCCGATGTGCGCAAGCTGTTGGAAGAGCGCGGCGTGGCGAATGAATCCGGCGAAACGCTGGTAAAGATATTGCGGTCCTGCGAACGCGACCGGTATGCCGCGGCGAAACTCAGCAAAGATGAGCTGGACGCGCTGACACACGCTGCCGTCTCGTGCATGGATGTCCTTGAAGGGGCCTTGCGAAAGGGGGCCGCGCGATGAGCATGGCGCTTATGCTGACAGTGCTCCTGGGCGTGGATTCCTTCGCGCAGACCTTTGAGCAGGCCAATGATGCGTACGCGCGCGGCGCGTACGAGGAAGCGGCGCGCGGCTACGAAGCGCTGATCGCGGAATCCATCGAGGACCCGGCCGTGTTCTTCAACTTGGGCAATGCCTACTACAAACAAGGGCGGCTCGGCTGCGCCATCGCGAACTATGAGCGGGCCCTGCGCCTCGAGCCGGGCATGCCGGACGCGCGCGATAACCTTGGGCAGGCGGTCATGAAGACGCGGCGGAAGCTGGGTGCGCCGATGCCCGCGATGTGGGCGCGGAACTTGTTCTTCTGGCATTACGATATTCCGTACGACACCACACGCGTGCTCGCCGCCATTTCGTGGGTGTTGTTCTGGGCATTCCTCGGCGTGCGCCTGTGGCGCAAGATCCCCTATCTTCACGGGGCGATTATCGCGGCGGGCATACTCGCCGTCGCGTTTGGCGCCTCAACATTGGCCAAGGGGCGCCCCGCGCCGCGGGCCGCCGTAGCGGTTGACCAGGTTGCGATGCGCTATGGCCCCGGCGAACAAGAAGAAGTGGTGCTCTACGCTCCCGACGGGGACGGCCGCAAGATGCCAGGCGAATTGTTCGATGGCGACCGGGTTCTGGTAGAGGCGCGGCGCGATGGCTGGGTCCTGGTTGCCGCGGCGGATGGCGCCCGCGGCTGGATACCCGAGAATACGATTGTCTATTCAACGCCTCCCTACGGCGAGCCTCCGACGCAAGACAGCGCGCCGCCCGCGGAAGCAGCGGAGACCGCCTCGTGAGTATCCCGTTCGGACAGCTGGTCGCGATGACGCAGGACGGCGGAGTTGCGCTCGCGGGAATCACGCGCGACGATTGCCTCACTGCGGCGCGCTGCTTCGTGCAGGCCCGCTGGGCCGAAATCCAGGAACGGCACCGGCAGGGCGAGTCGGGCGGCAACGTGGTCCGGCTGCTGGCCGACGCCGCAGACGCGGTAGTGCGCGGCGCCATGGTTTTCGCGATTCGCTTCATCAGGGCAGACCGGTGTCTGCTGTCGCGCGTCGCCATTTGCGGGCTCGGAGGTTACGGGCGCGGCCAGCTGTGCCCGCATTCGGACCTGGACGTGGGCATCATCTATGAAGGCCGCCTCGCGCGGGATGTGCGCGAACTCAGCCGTTTCTTGACCACCTTCTTGTGGGATGCCGGGTTTCACGTGGGGAGCACGGTTCACAGCGTCGCCGAGGCAGTGGCGCTGGCCAAACAAGACCCCGAGGTGTTCACGACTTACAGCCAGGCGCGGCTGATCACCGGCGATAACACTGTTTTCGCGCGGCTCAAGCTGCGCATGACGGAAATCCCGGCGCGGCATCTGAACCAGACGCTGGCGCATATCCGGCGGCGCGAAGACCCCGCGCTGTTGGCGCCGGAACACCGAGACCTGTACAGCCCCGAGCCGAACGTGAAGGAAAACGTGGGCGGGCTGCGCGATTTTCACGCCGCCATGTGGATCATTCTGCTGAGCCGCGGCGTCACGTCTCTGGACGACCTCACAGGCCTCGGGCTCATCTCGCCGGAAGAACATCTGGACGTGCTGGAAGGCCTGGACTTCATGCTGCGCGTGCGCAATGAACTGCATTTCGGCGCGGGCAAGGCGCAGGACCAGCTTGCCTTCGAACAGCAGCGGGAGCTCGCGGAGCGGTTCGGATACCATTTCCATGGGCAGCAGGCCATCGACCGGTTCCTGCAGGACTATTACGCCGCGGCGCGCCGCCTGCGCCGGTTCCTCCAGACGGCGGCCCGTATCTGCGACCAGCAGATGGAACCGGAGTCCGTGCAGGCGCCGGACGCCGACTCGTCCGGGATTGTGGCGCGTGGGGGCTTGCTCCATGCCGGATTGAACGACGCCAATTGGTTCGCGGAGCACCCATCGCGGCTGATGCGGGTCTTCTGGGAATCGGCGCGCCGCGACGTGCCGCTGAGCCCGCAGACCGAACGACTGGTCGCCCGAAACCTCCACCTGGTCGGCGAGGCGATGCAATCGAATGACCTGGTCTGCCGCTTCTTTGTGGCTATCTGCAACCGGCCGCTCCGCGCCGGCCGCGTGTTGCGGCAGATGGCCAACTGCGGCTTGCTCGGCGCGTATTGGCCTGAATTCGCCGCCGTCCAAAACGTGGTGCGGTACGAGGACTTCCACCACTATCCCGTGGGCGAGCACACGCTGCGGGCGACCGAGGCCCTCGCCGAGATCCCGGAGATGGAAAGCGGCGTTGCGCGCATTCTCGAGCGCGCGCTGCACCATATTCGCGACCCGTACATCCTGGTCATGGCTATTCTGATGCACGATCTCGGCAAGGCATTGGGCGAGGAACATGTCGTCGAAGGCGTTCGTCTTACGCGGCACATCTGCGCGCGCATGGGGTTGCCGGAAGAGGCTGCGGAGCCGATTTCCTGGCTTGTCGAACATCATCTCGACATGACGCACATCAGCTTTTACCGCGACACGGACGACGTGGACATCATTCAGTCGTTTGCGCAGACCATGAAATCCGACGAGCGGCTATGCAAGCTGCTCCTCCTTTCCTATGCGGACCTGTTCGCCGTGGGGCCCGAAGTATGGACGGAGTGGAAAGGCGCCTTGCTGCTAAAGCTGTTCTTGAAGACGGAGCGGGTGCTGCTCGGGCGCGCTGAGGTCATCGAAGAAGAATTCTGGATGCTGCCCAAGGCGGACGCCGTGCGGCAGGAGGTGTCCCCGGACCTGCGCGACCAGGTCGAAGGGCACCTGCGCGCATTGGGTGAGCGTTATTTCATAGGTTTTTCGCCGCGGCACATCGCGCGGCACATGGCGTGCCTGGCGGATGGCCGCGAAACGGGGCTGGCCGTCCATTTCAGCACGTTTGAAGAGACGAACATGACGGAAGTGGTCGTGTGCACCCGCGACCGGCACGGCCTGTTCTCGCAGATTACGGGCAGTTTCACCTCGCAATTGGTGGACGTTTGGGCCGCCGCCCTGTTCACGCTGCCGGATGGCTATGTGGTGGACTGCTTCACCGTCTTCGACGCGTCGCGGCGGAAACCGCTCACCGGCGCGCAGTGCGAGGGGGTGCGGCGCGTGCTGCACGCGGTGTTGATGAAAGGCGAGGATATAGAAAGGCACGTTGAAGCGTCGCGGCGGCGCCTGTTCGCCCTGCTCCAGCCCCGCGCGCCGTTGCGCACCGTCATCGGCTTTGATAACCGGGCCTCCCGAACCGACACGGTTATCGATATCGAAACGGGAGACCGGACCGGTCTCCTGTATGACATTACCCGCGCGCTTTCCGAGGTGGGGATGGATATTCAATCCGCTCGTATCGTCACGGACGCACGGCGTGTCCGCGACGCGTTTTATGTCCGGTTGAACAACAGAAAGCTGGAGGATTCCGCCGCACAGTTGGTGGTGCAGGAGGCATTGACCTCGGCCATCGAACGGCGATCCCCGGCTGAACGCAAAGGAGGTACCTTATGAGAACCCTTGGGCGCATAACCGTAATGACTGTGATGATTGCGGCCGGTCTGGCGGGCGCCGCCGCCGCCCGCGGCGAGATGCTGAAGGAACTTGAAGACTCGTTCATCCACCTGCACGAGGCCTTGCGGCCCTGTGTCGTGAATATCGACACGGAGGGCTCGCTCAGCCAGTTCCCAGAAGGGGACGGCGTGCCGGAAGGGATGGAGGACCTGTTCCGGTTTTTCGGGCCGTTTGACCGGCGGTTCAATCCGCGGCAGCAAATGCCGCGGACGCGGGGCACCGGCTCGGGCTTCATCTACGACAAGGAAGGGCACATCGTGACGAATAACCATGTCGTGGAGGGCGCGGACGAGATTACCGTGC
Protein-coding regions in this window:
- a CDS encoding BatD family protein: MSRTLHIALTLACLALAAQAQPSVQVSVDSTTVFVGEPFAVRVSASGARVGRPVIPHVEELVFNRTPAGTSQSMQIQFVNGRAATNEVHEWTYYATPKREGSITLPPISVRIDGKDYFSEELQLTAEKSPPPQAVPHVPAPRRPHAGGVPDAAQTEKEVTWDDVIQVECTVDKRRAYQGEPLQLTLSIWQLQYWGLSVRYTGPRNLEMPSTEGFYALQPEQEERRASRNGFDYEVQEFTQRIYPMRSGMLEIGPWTWEGMATAMTQFGPKTHSYRLSTQPITIEVLALPEAPPGFTGAVGRFRVQVEIPVKEIEQGVPVDFMVRVSGEGNPDAIGSPVMPELSWAHVHEQLSEVNPDGKGGPAFTKSFRYTLTPLEIGGQSLPSISFCYFDPAAERYRTEDSRPIAVRVIPPSGNASVAAAPTPVAQTQADMKEDIWSIKAAGGSLRKGNGGALAPAVVALAPPVLWSGFLLFMRQQRRLRTDADYARRYYARSRIRKRLRQIAGAADPVQELYRALIEYLGDTCGLNSAGMTSADVRKLLEERGVANESGETLVKILRSCERDRYAAAKLSKDELDALTHAAVSCMDVLEGALRKGAAR
- a CDS encoding tetratricopeptide repeat protein codes for the protein MSMALMLTVLLGVDSFAQTFEQANDAYARGAYEEAARGYEALIAESIEDPAVFFNLGNAYYKQGRLGCAIANYERALRLEPGMPDARDNLGQAVMKTRRKLGAPMPAMWARNLFFWHYDIPYDTTRVLAAISWVLFWAFLGVRLWRKIPYLHGAIIAAGILAVAFGASTLAKGRPAPRAAVAVDQVAMRYGPGEQEEVVLYAPDGDGRKMPGELFDGDRVLVEARRDGWVLVAAADGARGWIPENTIVYSTPPYGEPPTQDSAPPAEAAETAS
- the glnD gene encoding [protein-PII] uridylyltransferase; its protein translation is MSIPFGQLVAMTQDGGVALAGITRDDCLTAARCFVQARWAEIQERHRQGESGGNVVRLLADAADAVVRGAMVFAIRFIRADRCLLSRVAICGLGGYGRGQLCPHSDLDVGIIYEGRLARDVRELSRFLTTFLWDAGFHVGSTVHSVAEAVALAKQDPEVFTTYSQARLITGDNTVFARLKLRMTEIPARHLNQTLAHIRRREDPALLAPEHRDLYSPEPNVKENVGGLRDFHAAMWIILLSRGVTSLDDLTGLGLISPEEHLDVLEGLDFMLRVRNELHFGAGKAQDQLAFEQQRELAERFGYHFHGQQAIDRFLQDYYAAARRLRRFLQTAARICDQQMEPESVQAPDADSSGIVARGGLLHAGLNDANWFAEHPSRLMRVFWESARRDVPLSPQTERLVARNLHLVGEAMQSNDLVCRFFVAICNRPLRAGRVLRQMANCGLLGAYWPEFAAVQNVVRYEDFHHYPVGEHTLRATEALAEIPEMESGVARILERALHHIRDPYILVMAILMHDLGKALGEEHVVEGVRLTRHICARMGLPEEAAEPISWLVEHHLDMTHISFYRDTDDVDIIQSFAQTMKSDERLCKLLLLSYADLFAVGPEVWTEWKGALLLKLFLKTERVLLGRAEVIEEEFWMLPKADAVRQEVSPDLRDQVEGHLRALGERYFIGFSPRHIARHMACLADGRETGLAVHFSTFEETNMTEVVVCTRDRHGLFSQITGSFTSQLVDVWAAALFTLPDGYVVDCFTVFDASRRKPLTGAQCEGVRRVLHAVLMKGEDIERHVEASRRRLFALLQPRAPLRTVIGFDNRASRTDTVIDIETGDRTGLLYDITRALSEVGMDIQSARIVTDARRVRDAFYVRLNNRKLEDSAAQLVVQEALTSAIERRSPAERKGGTL
- a CDS encoding VWA domain-containing protein, with the translated sequence MGNLFSESQWHLWLPLGAAVLVCLAWLLRRLERQRRARLERTVDARLLPRLLPGYDARVRRPLYWLTMAGFAALALALAQPRWGQAWVEVEKHSRDILILLDTSESMNAADLRPSRLARARQKIQSLMEKCPADRFGLVAFSGGAALQCPLTLDQGYFRSVLDAVDTDTLSAEGTDIAAALREAAAVFREDAAGAEDAGKGSRAILLISDGEQVTGDAAKAVGEAAAYAEIFVLAVGTPDGAVVPPPVIRGREMAAPELTQPHQSRLDEEALRNVARDHNAFVTLTASNEDIDRLYQELEHLSGRAYASAIRNRLINRYQWPLSAAILCFAAEGLWLGAMPYIRGWRMRRYGEDPEGGAYA